From Pseudomonadota bacterium, a single genomic window includes:
- a CDS encoding PQQ-binding-like beta-propeller repeat protein, giving the protein MNSITTGLALDAGELRIPSTTLTDLSRYTLAQTELLCPSTRLPHVFDQGTPETEDDIAAHLTVPRWLVLKDEVELVRESCANPVPESCGNGVVDGGEDCDTGIPLGEPGACPAVTVAMDEDFDGDGEFNPGGGVDQNVTYEVLSAIGLACADRGYRPFLLHPVTGPEATANPETFSTYFRYLCLQSWDDTQGKTVYRCGKGMLAAGVSGYAVRDGTLSARPIYLSELSWGGNVWNRHWQFREHHIGSIPEPIAAGQQIGYALDAAWGLNPRETHGGGGSKEPDYLAALALKTATNRTGVVVSPYNRANATGGLSFESSELNQCEPGYHTYPDLASTGALEQGMLLNLSVAGWYQDACGWAHDWALPVLPTQQVGGCQVFDIGAGPLQTRMGLNLGDATARRCPSFATCAPGTSCCVGRFAAGSGYTCAVKSDTTLQCWGYNGYGQLGQVGAGSSIAQPALESADGPPLTGVLDVATGSVHTCARRKDGSLWCWGTNFYGQLGDGTYVEKAYPVQVTGLGTSSAVEQVVATVYHTCARRTDGSLYCWGYNATGQLGDGTTVRRTLPVLVTALGTTVADVAANYAHTCARRQDGSLWCWGANTYGQLGDGTTLDRWSPVPVTALGSAVSEVRAGSYHTCARKIDGSVACWGRNNYGQLGDGTTTDSLGPIAVPTLGNAVAELAVGSHANCALLGDQSLWCWGYGGGYQMGNGAWSDQPTPAPVTALGTTVAEVSLSSHACVRRLDGSLWCWGVNQLAELGDGTVALRSTPVRSVGLSCDCGDGVCSRTEMREGCPADCRQESCGDGRCTGAEDETSCALDCDRPLFAEVATGDRHACARSPDGTLRCWGENAYGQLGGPAPWQSMSPLVVTALGTSTTSIALGGGHSCARLSDGTLWCWGDNYYGQLGDNSTSTRYNGPVRVATLGTNIGQFRTAYAHTCARLTNGRLFCWGSNANGQLGNGTTVRRLTPLRITAVGNSVAEVAVGHYYNVYDSGHTCARRNDGSVACWGDNSAGQLGDGTTMQRLWPVEVTALGTTATQISTRGRHSCALRNDGSLWCWGSNWTGQLGDGTGSNQLLPVRVDALGTAVVSVTTGDLITCALLNDGSQWCWGSNSEGRVGDGTTTNRYSPVPITSMGTTVAEVACSDLHSCARRSDGTIWCWGSNGAGQLGAFGVRGAWSPVAISACGDGVCGLNEAQGGACPADCTTTCGDCVCDGVLEDATSCPADCAPGGLCTPSQCGNARCEADETCSLCPGDCGTCVTTCGKYGCEPGETCSSCAEDCGACAAPACGNASCDAGETCGSCPSDCGACSGTAWGAPSAAISASLQTVTFPLATTVGFAAGTNGTLLKSSDSGASWTALPSGTAATLRALAFLDAQTGLAAGDGGVLLKTTDGGLSWSTLSSGTTASLRAIALLDAQTGFAAGDGGVLLKTSNGGTSWTALTSGTAAALHALRFVDAQTGFAAGDGGVILKTTNGGTSWSMLTSGTPATLRALAFIGPQTGFAAGDNGTIVKTTNGGTSWSTLTSGVHGALHALSFPLGALQGTAVGEGGLVLRTTDGGTTWTQESSGSSDTLLAVTMPADWTMGVAVGASGRVVRRIPPWAPSILYDTEVASLAPPTVLPNTVMSKRVAFAGNNSGWLYALSPTERVPRYSPARLADAMQGRSPVGKLPGDSFNTLYAATASGLGYALNADTGALRWTTDGDSGLAGDQPLGAALVAAPVVSPSRNLAFFATRNLSGAQNRVFAFDAKTGACRWVLNGTCVGSTGALNVGQISGSPVHDAVARMLFITSTSLSGGDTLWAVDAGDATPGTLSWSRNLGDSDASPSFAEATRTSLYVGTNNGRLHRVRAADGVSCWSTTGSGCTAFGGSEQAFCTATDALGTSCAVGSAIASGVVVLWSGSHLGRLLFATADGHLRLLNADGSLVWKTADPIPGASLPLAIPERDSLFVGGSDGQLRELSLSTGAVLASQTVGSGSASVGSPTYDTRALMLYVGTSTGTLFRFNLAP; this is encoded by the coding sequence ATGAACAGCATCACCACGGGCCTGGCGCTCGACGCCGGCGAGCTGCGCATCCCGTCGACCACGCTGACGGACCTGAGCCGCTACACGCTGGCGCAGACGGAGCTGCTCTGCCCGTCGACGCGCCTGCCCCATGTCTTCGACCAGGGCACGCCTGAGACCGAGGACGACATCGCCGCCCATCTGACGGTGCCGCGCTGGCTCGTGCTGAAGGACGAGGTCGAGCTGGTGCGCGAGTCCTGCGCGAACCCGGTGCCGGAGAGCTGCGGCAACGGCGTGGTGGATGGCGGCGAGGACTGCGACACCGGCATCCCGCTCGGAGAGCCGGGGGCCTGCCCGGCCGTGACGGTCGCGATGGATGAAGATTTCGACGGCGACGGCGAGTTCAACCCGGGCGGCGGCGTCGACCAGAACGTGACCTACGAGGTGCTCTCGGCCATCGGCTTGGCCTGCGCTGACCGAGGCTATCGCCCCTTTCTCCTGCACCCGGTCACCGGCCCGGAGGCGACCGCCAACCCTGAGACCTTCAGCACGTACTTTCGCTACCTCTGTCTACAGAGCTGGGACGACACCCAGGGCAAGACGGTCTACCGCTGCGGCAAGGGTATGCTGGCCGCTGGCGTCTCCGGCTACGCCGTCCGCGACGGCACGCTCTCGGCGCGACCGATCTACCTCTCCGAGCTGAGCTGGGGCGGCAACGTCTGGAACCGTCACTGGCAGTTTCGCGAGCATCACATCGGCTCGATCCCCGAGCCGATCGCCGCGGGCCAGCAGATCGGCTACGCCCTGGACGCCGCCTGGGGCCTGAACCCGCGCGAGACGCACGGAGGCGGGGGCAGCAAGGAGCCGGACTACCTGGCCGCGCTGGCGCTGAAGACGGCGACCAACCGCACGGGCGTCGTCGTCAGTCCCTACAACCGCGCCAACGCCACCGGCGGTCTGAGCTTCGAGAGCAGCGAGCTCAACCAATGCGAGCCCGGCTACCATACCTATCCGGACCTGGCCTCGACGGGTGCCCTGGAGCAGGGAATGCTGCTCAATCTCAGTGTGGCCGGCTGGTATCAGGACGCCTGCGGCTGGGCCCACGACTGGGCGCTGCCGGTGCTGCCGACGCAGCAGGTCGGAGGCTGCCAGGTCTTCGACATCGGCGCCGGCCCGCTGCAGACGCGCATGGGCCTCAACCTGGGCGACGCGACGGCCCGCCGCTGCCCCAGCTTCGCCACCTGCGCGCCGGGCACGAGCTGCTGCGTCGGGCGCTTCGCCGCGGGGAGTGGCTATACCTGCGCGGTCAAGAGCGACACCACTCTGCAGTGCTGGGGCTATAACGGCTACGGCCAGCTCGGCCAGGTTGGAGCCGGCAGCTCGATCGCTCAACCCGCGCTCGAAAGCGCCGACGGTCCACCGCTAACGGGCGTCCTGGACGTGGCCACGGGCTCGGTCCACACCTGCGCCCGGCGCAAGGACGGCAGCCTCTGGTGCTGGGGCACCAACTTCTACGGCCAGCTCGGCGACGGCACCTATGTCGAAAAAGCGTACCCTGTGCAGGTAACGGGGCTCGGGACGAGCTCGGCCGTAGAGCAGGTGGTGGCGACCGTTTACCACACCTGCGCGCGGCGCACCGATGGCAGCCTTTACTGCTGGGGCTACAACGCGACGGGCCAGCTCGGCGACGGCACGACGGTCAGGCGAACGCTTCCCGTGCTGGTCACGGCGCTGGGCACGACCGTCGCCGACGTCGCGGCGAACTACGCTCATACCTGCGCGCGGCGCCAGGACGGCAGCCTCTGGTGCTGGGGCGCCAACACCTACGGCCAGCTCGGCGATGGCACCACCCTCGACCGTTGGAGCCCCGTGCCGGTGACGGCGCTCGGCAGCGCCGTCTCCGAGGTCCGCGCGGGCAGCTACCACACCTGCGCACGGAAAATCGACGGGAGCGTTGCCTGTTGGGGTCGAAACAACTACGGCCAGCTCGGCGACGGCACAACCACCGACAGCCTTGGCCCTATAGCGGTGCCGACCCTAGGCAATGCCGTCGCGGAGCTGGCAGTGGGCAGCCACGCCAACTGCGCCCTGCTCGGCGACCAGAGCCTCTGGTGCTGGGGCTACGGTGGCGGCTACCAGATGGGCAACGGCGCGTGGAGCGATCAGCCGACGCCCGCGCCTGTGACCGCCCTCGGCACCACGGTCGCGGAGGTCTCGCTCTCCAGTCACGCCTGCGTGAGACGCCTCGACGGCAGCCTCTGGTGCTGGGGCGTCAACCAGCTGGCCGAGCTCGGCGACGGGACCGTGGCGCTGCGATCCACCCCCGTGCGCTCGGTGGGGCTGAGCTGCGACTGCGGCGACGGCGTCTGCAGCCGGACCGAGATGCGCGAGGGCTGCCCCGCAGACTGTCGGCAGGAGAGCTGCGGCGACGGGCGCTGCACCGGCGCCGAGGACGAGACGAGCTGCGCCCTAGACTGCGACCGCCCGCTCTTTGCCGAGGTGGCAACGGGCGATCGCCACGCCTGCGCGCGGAGCCCCGATGGGACGCTTCGCTGTTGGGGCGAAAACGCCTACGGCCAGCTCGGAGGCCCGGCGCCCTGGCAGAGCATGAGCCCCCTGGTGGTCACGGCGCTCGGAACCAGCACGACGAGCATCGCGCTCGGCGGCGGGCATAGCTGCGCGCGCCTCAGCGACGGCACGCTCTGGTGTTGGGGCGACAACTACTACGGCCAGCTCGGCGACAACTCAACCTCGACCCGCTACAACGGCCCCGTCCGCGTCGCCACGCTGGGCACGAATATTGGCCAATTCAGGACCGCCTATGCCCATACCTGCGCCCGGCTGACCAACGGGCGGCTTTTTTGCTGGGGCAGCAACGCCAATGGCCAGCTCGGCAACGGCACGACCGTCCGACGCCTGACCCCGCTGCGCATCACGGCGGTCGGCAACAGCGTCGCCGAGGTCGCTGTGGGGCATTACTACAACGTCTACGACAGCGGTCACACCTGCGCCCGACGCAACGACGGCAGCGTGGCCTGCTGGGGCGATAACTCCGCCGGCCAGCTCGGGGACGGCACGACCATGCAGCGGCTCTGGCCCGTCGAGGTCACGGCGCTCGGCACCACCGCCACCCAGATCTCGACGCGCGGGAGGCATAGCTGTGCGCTGCGCAACGACGGCAGCCTCTGGTGCTGGGGATCGAATTGGACCGGGCAGCTCGGCGACGGCACGGGCAGCAATCAGCTCCTCCCCGTGCGCGTGGACGCGCTCGGCACCGCGGTCGTCAGCGTGACGACCGGTGACCTGATCACCTGTGCCCTGCTCAACGATGGCAGCCAATGGTGTTGGGGGTCGAACAGCGAGGGCAGAGTGGGCGACGGCACGACGACGAACCGTTACAGCCCCGTCCCGATCACCTCGATGGGCACAACGGTGGCCGAGGTCGCCTGCAGCGATCTCCATAGCTGCGCGCGGCGCAGCGACGGCACCATCTGGTGTTGGGGATCGAACGGCGCGGGCCAACTCGGTGCCTTCGGCGTCCGAGGAGCCTGGTCGCCCGTCGCCATCAGCGCCTGCGGCGACGGCGTCTGTGGCCTAAACGAGGCCCAGGGCGGCGCCTGCCCGGCCGATTGCACGACCACCTGCGGCGACTGCGTCTGCGATGGCGTGCTCGAGGACGCCACGAGCTGCCCGGCGGACTGCGCACCTGGAGGACTCTGTACGCCGAGCCAATGCGGCAACGCGCGCTGCGAGGCCGACGAAACCTGCTCGCTCTGCCCCGGCGACTGCGGCACCTGCGTCACAACCTGTGGCAAGTATGGCTGCGAGCCGGGCGAGACCTGCTCGAGCTGCGCGGAGGATTGTGGTGCCTGCGCGGCGCCGGCCTGCGGCAACGCGAGCTGCGACGCGGGTGAGACCTGCGGCTCGTGTCCGAGCGATTGCGGGGCCTGCAGCGGCACGGCCTGGGGCGCACCGTCTGCCGCGATCAGCGCGAGCCTGCAGACGGTGACCTTCCCATTGGCGACGACCGTCGGGTTCGCGGCCGGGACCAACGGGACGCTGCTCAAGAGCAGCGACAGCGGCGCGAGCTGGACGGCGCTACCCTCCGGCACCGCGGCCACACTGCGGGCGCTGGCCTTCCTCGACGCGCAGACCGGTCTCGCGGCCGGTGATGGCGGCGTGCTGCTGAAGACGACCGACGGCGGGCTGAGCTGGAGCACCCTCAGCTCCGGCACGACGGCTAGCCTGCGGGCGATCGCGCTGCTCGACGCGCAGACGGGCTTCGCGGCCGGCGACGGCGGCGTGCTGCTCAAGACCTCCAACGGGGGCACGAGCTGGACGGCCCTCACCTCGGGCACGGCCGCCGCGCTGCACGCCCTGCGCTTCGTCGACGCGCAAACGGGCTTCGCCGCAGGGGACGGCGGCGTCATCCTCAAGACTACCAACGGCGGCACGAGCTGGAGCATGCTCACCTCGGGCACACCGGCGACGCTGCGCGCGCTGGCCTTCATCGGCCCGCAGACGGGCTTCGCCGCCGGTGATAACGGCACCATCGTCAAAACCACCAACGGCGGCACAAGCTGGAGCACGCTGACCAGCGGCGTGCACGGCGCGCTGCACGCGCTCTCCTTCCCGCTCGGCGCGCTGCAGGGCACGGCCGTCGGCGAAGGCGGCCTGGTGCTGCGCACGACCGACGGCGGCACTACGTGGACGCAGGAGAGCTCGGGCAGCAGCGATACGCTGCTGGCCGTGACCATGCCGGCCGACTGGACGATGGGCGTCGCGGTGGGCGCCAGCGGCAGGGTCGTACGGCGCATCCCGCCCTGGGCGCCGTCGATCCTCTACGACACCGAGGTCGCGAGCCTGGCGCCGCCGACGGTGCTGCCGAACACGGTGATGAGCAAGCGCGTGGCCTTCGCCGGCAATAACAGCGGCTGGCTCTACGCGCTCAGCCCCACCGAGCGCGTGCCGCGCTACAGCCCGGCGCGGCTGGCAGATGCGATGCAGGGCCGCAGCCCGGTGGGCAAGCTACCGGGCGACAGCTTCAACACGCTCTACGCCGCAACGGCCTCGGGCCTCGGCTACGCCCTCAACGCCGACACGGGCGCGCTGCGCTGGACGACCGACGGCGACAGCGGCCTCGCCGGCGACCAGCCCTTGGGCGCAGCACTCGTCGCCGCTCCCGTAGTCTCGCCCTCGCGCAACCTGGCGTTCTTCGCCACGCGCAACCTCAGCGGCGCGCAGAACCGCGTCTTCGCCTTCGACGCCAAGACGGGCGCCTGTCGCTGGGTGCTCAACGGGACCTGCGTCGGCAGCACGGGCGCGCTGAACGTCGGTCAGATCAGCGGCAGCCCGGTTCACGATGCTGTCGCGCGCATGCTCTTCATCACGAGCACGAGCCTCAGCGGCGGCGACACGCTCTGGGCGGTGGATGCGGGAGACGCGACGCCGGGGACGCTGAGCTGGAGCCGTAACCTCGGCGACAGCGACGCCTCGCCCAGCTTCGCCGAGGCCACGCGCACCAGCCTCTACGTCGGCACCAACAACGGCCGCCTGCATCGCGTCCGCGCAGCAGACGGCGTGAGCTGCTGGAGCACCACCGGCAGCGGCTGCACGGCCTTCGGCGGCAGCGAGCAGGCCTTCTGCACCGCCACCGACGCGCTCGGCACCAGCTGCGCGGTGGGCAGCGCCATCGCCTCGGGCGTGGTCGTGCTCTGGAGCGGCAGCCACCTCGGCCGCCTGCTCTTCGCCACGGCAGACGGCCACCTGCGCCTGCTCAACGCCGACGGCTCGCTGGTCTGGAAGACCGCCGACCCGATCCCGGGGGCGAGCCTACCGCTGGCCATCCCCGAGCGCGACAGCCTCTTCGTCGGCGGCTCCGACGGCCAGCTCCGCGAGCTCAGCCTCAGTACCGGCGCCGTCCTCGCCAGCCAGACCGTCGGCAGCGGCAGCGCCTCAGTCGGCAGCCCCACCTACGACACCCGCGCCCTGATGCTCTACGTCGGCACCAGCACCGGCACCCTCTTCCGCTTCAACCTCGCGCCCTAG
- a CDS encoding lytic transglycosylase domain-containing protein, with amino-acid sequence MTCVLCACALTLAPGSGRASPLDAAAQALLQRAYQRVLELLPHEVESPEARLLRAQALLQLGRAAEASTALAGLEAALPAVADVVAFWQGEAFAASAELEAAQQAFARASALPGSRMVDRALLRRAELLTQLGRQRAALLLRALLLRSDPQHPQRAALELAMARNELATGQRRAAATRLRQVWRDWPESAAAAESEAELDALQRVQPALVPTPSLHEHLLRSQRLRRHKRYDDALRELESARASWPQAAARIDDAIASTLRQAGRLLEAAALFTGLLGQAPALGRPRLRRLLADCLARLGRLDEALALYGDLASQPRLASTQAGRAGQRELSALFARHGRYQEALDYYERAWERRAPARRALRDHQRRLAWLTYRAGALSQAIARLQTLEAADDERPFARYWQARAHAALDQHEQATAIYRELWAELPGSYYGQLALSRLSELAQFPLRPPDCKVLVAAPTRTRTARAELLDAAAARWGTQLPRLERARLLWRAGLEGDARHELLLTALQYGLTLQGRGSRAYAVRRPALRYWRGAGQPVSPLWGARGLELRRAANTLGAELGTLLAAIGNLDFLAARLAPPGPDGASAQLRFPRRYEALVQRAAAAEGVDPLLIWAIIHKESAFRPDALSPVGAAGLMQLMPRTAARLASAHKIALDDARAVFEPQLNIALGTRYLRALIDKFHGQLPLVAAAYNGGPSNVAAWLDWRGSLAAMDQFVEEIPFRESRGYAKKLVVLLAAYRRTYCGAAGVVVPNHLDRSYAAEPSF; translated from the coding sequence GTGACCTGCGTCCTCTGCGCCTGCGCCCTCACGCTGGCGCCGGGTTCCGGCCGCGCGTCGCCGCTCGATGCTGCCGCCCAGGCCCTGCTCCAGCGCGCCTATCAGCGGGTGCTCGAGCTGCTGCCCCACGAGGTCGAGAGCCCCGAGGCCCGCCTCTTGCGCGCCCAGGCCCTGCTGCAGCTCGGTCGCGCTGCCGAGGCCAGCACGGCGCTCGCCGGCCTCGAGGCCGCGCTGCCTGCCGTGGCCGACGTGGTCGCCTTCTGGCAGGGCGAGGCCTTCGCGGCGAGCGCTGAGCTCGAGGCCGCCCAGCAGGCCTTTGCGCGCGCGAGCGCCTTGCCCGGGAGCCGCATGGTCGACCGGGCGCTGCTCCGTCGGGCGGAGCTGCTGACCCAGCTCGGCCGTCAACGCGCGGCCTTGCTGCTCCGCGCGCTGCTGCTGCGCAGCGATCCCCAACATCCGCAGCGCGCCGCGCTCGAGCTGGCGATGGCGCGCAACGAGCTCGCGACCGGCCAGCGCCGCGCGGCGGCGACGCGGCTGCGCCAGGTCTGGCGGGACTGGCCCGAGAGCGCCGCGGCCGCCGAAAGCGAGGCTGAGCTCGACGCGCTGCAGCGCGTCCAACCCGCGCTCGTGCCGACGCCCAGCCTGCACGAGCACCTGCTCCGCAGCCAGCGTTTGCGACGACACAAGCGCTACGACGACGCCCTGCGCGAGCTGGAGTCGGCGCGGGCGAGCTGGCCCCAGGCGGCCGCGCGGATCGACGATGCCATCGCGAGCACGCTGCGGCAGGCCGGGCGTTTGCTCGAGGCGGCCGCGCTCTTCACGGGCCTGCTGGGTCAAGCCCCGGCGCTCGGGCGTCCCCGGCTGCGGCGCTTGCTCGCCGATTGCCTCGCGCGCCTCGGGCGCCTCGACGAGGCCCTCGCCCTCTACGGCGACCTGGCCAGCCAGCCGCGCCTGGCCAGCACACAGGCCGGCCGCGCGGGGCAGCGCGAGCTCTCTGCGCTTTTCGCGCGCCATGGCCGCTACCAGGAGGCCCTGGACTACTATGAACGCGCCTGGGAGCGACGTGCGCCGGCACGGCGCGCGCTCCGCGATCACCAACGCCGGCTGGCGTGGCTGACCTATCGCGCTGGCGCGCTGAGCCAGGCGATTGCGCGCTTGCAGACCCTCGAGGCCGCCGACGACGAGCGACCCTTCGCTCGCTACTGGCAGGCTCGAGCGCATGCCGCGCTCGACCAGCACGAGCAGGCGACCGCGATCTATCGCGAGCTATGGGCGGAGCTGCCCGGCAGCTATTACGGTCAGCTCGCGCTCTCGCGGCTCAGCGAGCTCGCTCAGTTCCCGCTCAGGCCCCCGGACTGCAAGGTTCTCGTGGCGGCCCCAACGCGGACACGCACCGCGCGCGCGGAGCTGCTCGACGCGGCTGCTGCGCGCTGGGGCACCCAGCTCCCGCGCCTCGAACGCGCGCGCCTGCTGTGGCGCGCGGGCCTCGAAGGGGACGCGCGCCACGAGCTGCTGCTGACGGCGCTCCAGTACGGCCTGACCCTCCAGGGCCGCGGGAGCCGGGCCTACGCCGTCCGCAGACCGGCCCTGCGCTATTGGCGCGGCGCAGGGCAGCCCGTCTCACCCCTTTGGGGAGCACGAGGCCTCGAGCTCCGTCGCGCCGCCAACACCCTCGGCGCGGAGCTCGGCACCCTGCTCGCCGCCATCGGCAACCTCGATTTCCTCGCCGCTCGCCTCGCCCCCCCCGGCCCGGACGGCGCCTCCGCGCAGCTTCGCTTTCCGCGGCGCTACGAGGCGCTCGTGCAGCGGGCCGCCGCGGCGGAGGGGGTCGATCCGCTGCTGATCTGGGCGATCATCCACAAGGAGAGCGCCTTTCGGCCGGATGCGCTGTCGCCCGTCGGCGCCGCGGGTCTGATGCAGCTGATGCCGCGCACCGCCGCACGCCTAGCCAGCGCCCACAAGATCGCGCTCGACGATGCGCGCGCGGTCTTCGAGCCACAGCTCAACATCGCGCTCGGCACGCGCTACCTGCGCGCGCTGATCGACAAGTTCCACGGCCAGCTGCCGCTGGTCGCCGCCGCCTACAATGGCGGGCCCAGCAACGTCGCGGCCTGGCTCGACTGGCGCGGCTCGTTGGCCGCGATGGACCAGTTCGTCGAGGAGATCCCCTTCCGCGAATCGCGCGGCTACGCCAAGAAGCTCGTGGTCCTGCTCGCCGCCTATCGCCGCACCTACTGCGGCGCGGCCGGCGTCGTCGTCCCCAACCACCTCGACCGGAGCTACGCCGCCGAACCCAGCTTCTGA
- a CDS encoding cytochrome c maturation protein CcmE — MMSINGSRRRTLVLMLVSGGVISAAVLFLVFSSVSGGSALEYFKNVDEVTVQPQRWLGRRLRVHGNVVAGTIQKKPGTLDHRFAVHSRGQWLEVSYRGLVPDTFKDCAEVVVKGQLLPSGRFAADTVTAKCPSKYDEKQRLSGCGDEVKPQVLSRRSVGRT; from the coding sequence ATGATGTCCATCAACGGTTCTCGTCGCCGCACGCTCGTGCTGATGTTGGTGTCGGGCGGGGTCATCAGCGCCGCCGTCCTCTTCTTGGTCTTCAGCTCGGTCAGCGGTGGCAGCGCGCTCGAGTACTTCAAGAACGTCGACGAGGTCACTGTCCAACCGCAGCGCTGGCTGGGCCGCCGCCTGCGAGTCCATGGCAACGTCGTCGCCGGCACGATTCAGAAGAAGCCGGGCACGCTCGACCACCGCTTCGCCGTGCACAGCCGCGGGCAGTGGCTCGAGGTCTCCTATCGCGGGCTCGTTCCCGATACGTTCAAGGACTGCGCCGAGGTCGTCGTCAAGGGGCAGCTGCTGCCGAGTGGGCGCTTCGCCGCCGACACGGTCACGGCCAAGTGCCCTTCCAAATACGACGAGAAGCAGCGCCTGAGCGGCTGCGGCGACGAGGTCAAGCCGCAGGTGCTGTCCCGTCGCTCCGTCGGCCGGACCTAA